A genomic window from Enoplosus armatus isolate fEnoArm2 chromosome 20, fEnoArm2.hap1, whole genome shotgun sequence includes:
- the nbr1a gene encoding NBR1 autophagy cargo receptor a, whose translation MGLPVTIKVNFRGNVKRFLAQDLDKLEWESVEAWIKASFGINHFQVKYFDEDNEEICINSQDEYEEAIKSAEKQGNQLHMNVYKMKGQACGGPLKTEVKELKGDLRPAPPYPSRVKTVDKGTQVTPEREAVTVKDNKGSKPEDEPPPMWFRSYMEKFKDEVVKEVVERMCNDFSGQCCTHKSSDGPLEAIGAIGGPIGPRPGPSTSNGSLGYTPNCSSCNKLTSEGAYKCSVCPSCILCEMCRHSHDPSHNLVRTKTPLSIPEHGMSGELRFPRRGDRTVRKAERQRLKAERRQLRAEVKEIKKKLRLEKRGLQWSGPSTSGRANLTNMASASTQVPALPPPAASETASGPAPAQGPIPAPVPDPQASSPEGPGVSHTSLVPTMAALFLDENLPDGTRLEPGTKFIKYWKMRNSGTISWTSETKLVFMWGNLGLASEEKREVPVPLLLPGQVGVVSVAFVAPVMEGTYTSHWRLAHCGCQFGPRVWCSIVVDPGDSRNALGHQSKRLKEEVRPVEKKEKEVRSKDSGPRLSVDLNHEDYYFPSVDLLTAQDLLSFELLDINIVQELEKVPNNTPVDLTPCISPLPHDAPVLEKAIPPQIKEDTEVTGVRTLFGVKLRQQRELLEPVTQEEDREEEISGAQFLCETVIRSLTLEEAPDHRPLRRLQHSSHKPQVVSRGPSFCFERAVEAEKTETVQEGNEEICAIRLESSALSPNTGLNQIPGEEETRPVLLLEPANENLHISSHHDNDDEEVTVLDDMQNMRDTQEEKEEGGTKGEDWEEVSSQTSSVSSCDDYIIVLPDCFDTSRPLGESMYSSAMSQPDAEAAVTSADPDIQQDPDEDSNTEPGRAAALTERQERTEGVDAEDSYVNTWPLPVPPIHSSVNQMLCASQTLDAVTLTPEVVPPPVLPDPLLPPPALYSPRSEALYLAEDPSPPACEPYEPHQPRVHLNVSSGLSRSAGSASSAFETYNPRPSNALQPRGQGGITEGLVKGALSVAASAYKALFTGPNCSIQRGIDPATRQDPSMMAMLLEMGFRDQRLNQRLLRKHGYSLLHTVNELVQMAEDRQNKAVNTQH comes from the exons ATGGGGCTGCCTGTTACTATTAAAGTCAATTTCCGGGGGAATGTGAAGAGATTTCTGGCTCAGGATTTGGACAAATTGGAGTGGGAATCCGTTGAAGCCTGG ATCAAAGCATCTTTTGGGATCAACCACTTTCAAGTCAAATACTTTGATGAGGATAATGAAGAG ATTTGCATAAACAGTCAAG atgaATATGAAGAAGCCATCAAG AGCGCAGAGAAGCAGGGGAACCAGTTGCACATGAACGTGTACAAGATGAAAGGGCAGGCCTGTGGAGGCCCGCTGAAGACGGAGGTGAAGGAGCTGAAAGGAGACCTCCGGCCTGCTCCTCCTTATCCATCAAGGGTCAAAACAGTGGACAAAGGCACACAGGTCACCCCTGAGCGAGAAGCT GTGACAGTGAAGGACAACAAGGGGAGCAAACCAGAAGATGAGCCACCTCCCATGTGGTTCAGATCGTACATGGAGAAG ttCAAAGATGAGGTGGTGAAAGAGGTAGTGGAAAGGATGTGCAATGACTTTTCTGGCCAGTGTTGTACCCACAAATCATCTGATGGGCCCCTAGAGGCCATTGGGGCCATTGGCGGTCCTATAGGGCCCAGGCCGGGCCCCTCCACCTCAAATGGATCCCTTGGCTACACcccaaactgcagcagctgcaacaaACTCACATCTGAAGGGGCCTACAAGTGCAG TGTGTGCCCGTCCTGCATCCTGTGCGAGATGTGCAGACATAGCCATGATCCTAGCCACAATCTTGTGAGAACCAAGAcacctctctccatccctgaGCATGGCATGTCGGGAGAGTTGAG GTTCCCAAGGCGAGGAGACAGGACAGTGCGCAAGGCTGAGCGACAGCGCCTCAAAGCTGAAAGGAGGCAGCTAAGAGCTGAAGTGAAGGAAATCAAGAAGAAACTGAGACTGGAGAAGAGGGGGCTGCAGTGGAGTGGGCCCTCTACCTCAGGCAGAGCCAACCTGACAAACATGGCCTCCGCGTCCACCCAGGTCCCAGCCCTGCCCCCCCCTGCTGCCTCAGAAACAGCCTCAGGTCCAGCCCCAGCCCAAGGTCCCATCCCTGCCCCGGTCCCTGATCCCCAGGCCTCCAGTCCAGA GGGTCCTGGGGTCTCGCACACGTCCTTGGTGCCCACTATGGCTGCGTTGTTTCTGGATGAAAATCTGCCGGACGGCACCCGTCTGGAACCTGGTACCAAGTTCATCAAATACTGGAAGATGAGGAACTCGGGCACTATCAGCTGGACCTCAGAGACTAAG CTAGTGTTCATGTGGGGAAACCTCGGCCTGGCgtcagaggagaagagggaggtgCCGGTCCCCTTGCTGCTGCCCGGACAAGTGGGAGTGGTCAGTGTGGCCTTTGTCGCTCCTGTGATGGAGGGGACGTACACCTCCCACTGGCGGCTGGCGCACTGCGGGTGCCAGTTTGGCCCGCGTGTCTGGTGCAGCATCGTGGTCGACCCTGGTGACAGCCGCAACGCTCTCGGGCATCAGAGCAAACGACTG aaggaggaggtgaggccagtggagaagaaggagaaggaggtaAGGTCCAAGGACAGCGGGCCTCGCTTGTCTGTAGACCTGAACCATGAAGACTACTACTTCCCCTCAGTTGACCTACTGACTGCGCAG GATCTACTGTCATTTGAGTTGCTGGATATAAATATTGTGCAAGAATTGGAGAAGGTTCCTAACAACACTCCTGTGG ATTTGACACCCTGCATATCCCCTCTGCCCCATGATGCACCAGTGTTGGAGAAGGCCATCCCTCCACAGATAAAAGAAGACACGGAGGTCACAGGGGTCAGAACACTTTTTG GAGtgaaactgaggcagcagagggagctgcTGGAGCCTGTGAcccaggaggaggacagggaggaggagatcagCGGAGCCCAGTTCCTCTGTGAGACGGTCATCCGCTCCCTCACCTTGGAGGAAGCCCCCGATCACAGACCCCTGCGCAGACTCCAGCACAGCAGCCACAAACCACAGG TTGTTTCCCGGGGGCCCAGCTTTTGCTTCGAGAGAGCTGTAGAAGCTGAGAAGACAGAGACGGTGCAAGAAGGAAACGAGGAGATCTGTGCCATTAGACTTGAGAGTTCAGCTCTGTCTCCCAACACAGGTCTCAACCAGATCCCCGGGGAAGAGGAGACAAGGCCAG TTCTTCTGCTGGAACCAGCGAATGAAAACCTGCACATCAGTTCACATCATGATAACGATGACGAAGAGGTCACGGTCTTGGATGACATGCAGAACATGAGGGATACtcaagaggagaaagaggagggtggAACCAAAGGAGAAGACTGGGAGGAG GTCAGCAGCCAGACCTCCTCAGTCTCCTCCTGCGACGATTACATCATTGTCCTCCCAGACTGCTTTGACACCAGCCGGCCTCTGGGCGAGTCCATGTACAGCTCCGCCATGTCGCAGCCTGACGCTGAAGCTGCTGTGACCTCAGCTGATCCGGACATACAGCAGGACCCAGATGAAGACTCCAACACTGAGCCAGGCAGGGCGGCAGCCCTGACAGAGAGGCAAGAGAGGACCGAGGGAGTCGATGCTGAGGATTCATATGTGAACACGTGGCCTCTACCAGTCCCTCCCATCCACAGCAGTGTGAACCAGATGCTGTGTGCCTCCCAAACCCTGGACGCTGTGACGCTCACCCCTGAAGTGGTGCCACCGCCGGTGCTGCCTGACCCCCTGCTGCCCCCACCGGCCCTCTACTCACCCAG GTCTGAGGCACTGTACCTGGCTGAGGACCCCAGTCCTCCAGCCTGTGAACCATATGAGCCACACCAACCAAGGGTCCACCTAAATG TATCGTCTGGTCTGTCAAGATCAGCAGGCTCAGCATCCAGTGCCTTTGAGACGTATAACCCCAGACCCAGCAACGCTTTGCAGCCAAG GGGCCAAGGAGGCATCACAGAGGGACTTGTCAAGGGGGCCCTTTCTGTGGCAGCATCCGCTTATAAAGCTCTCTTCACTGGACCAAACTGTTCAATACAG CGGGGCATCGACCCAGCCACCAGACAGGACCCTTCCATGATGGCGATGCTGCTGGAAATGGGCTTCAGAGACCAGCGGCTCAACCAGCGGCTGCTGAGGAAGCACGGCTACAGCCTGCTGCACACCGTCAACGAGCTGGTGCAGATGGCCGAGGACCGCCAGAACAAAGCTGTCAACACTCAGCACTAA
- the psme3 gene encoding proteasome activator complex subunit 3 isoform X2 — MSSLLKVKNELKTKVDAFRERITSEAEDLVANFFPKKLLELDHFLKDPIINISELKEIHSEINLTVPDPILVSNLHDGLEAVRLHFRQNAKKRKLEDGGGDDKVTGTKVFVMPGGMMKSNGNLVDLIEKVKPEIRTLIEKCNTVKMWVQLLIPRIEDGNNFGVSIQEETVAELRTVEGEAASYLDQISRYYITRAKLVSKIAKYPHVEDYRRTVTEIDEKEYISLKIIVSELRNQYVTLHDMILKNIEKIKRPRSSNTDALY; from the exons ATGTCTTCACTCCTCAAGGTGAAAAATGAACTTAAAACCAAG GTTGATGCTTTCAGGGAACGTATCACTTCAGAA GCAGAGGATCTAGTTGCGAATTTTTTCCCAAAGAAGTTGCTGGAACTTGATCACTTCCTAAAG gatcCAATCATAAACATCTCTGAACTGAAGGAGATACACTCGGAGATAAACCTGACGGTGCCAGACCCCATCCTAGTCTCAAACCTGCATGACGGACTAGAAGCGGTGAGGCTCCATTTTAGA caaaatgccaaaaagagAAAGCTGGAGGATGGAGGTGGGGATGACAAGG TGACTGGCACCAAGGTCTTTGTCATGCCTGGTGGGATGATGAAGAGCAACGGAAACCTTGTTGATCTTATTGAAAAGGTCAAACCAGAGATCAGGACACTCATAGAGAAATGTAACACA GTCAAAATGTGGGTTCAGCTGCTTATCCCCAGGATAGAGGATGGCAACAACTTCGGAGTGTCCATCCAGGAGGAGACAGTAGCCGAACTCAGAACAGTTGAAGGGGAGGCGGCGTCTTACCTCGATCAGATATCAAG ATACTACATCACAAGGGCAAAGCTGGTTTCTAAAATAGCAAAATATCCACATGTG GAGGACTATCGGCGCACAGTAACCGAGATTGATGAGAAGGAGTACATCAGTCTGAAGATCATAGTTTCGGAGCTCAGAAATCAATAC gTAACGTTACACGACATGATCCTGAAGAACATTGAGAAGATCAAGAGGCCTCGAAGCAGTAATACTGACGCATTGTACTGA
- the psme3 gene encoding proteasome activator complex subunit 3 isoform X1 — translation MSSLLKVKNELKTKVDAFRERITSEAEDLVANFFPKKLLELDHFLKDPIINISELKEIHSEINLTVPDPILVSNLHDGLEAQNAKKRKLEDGGGDDKVTGTKVFVMPGGMMKSNGNLVDLIEKVKPEIRTLIEKCNTVKMWVQLLIPRIEDGNNFGVSIQEETVAELRTVEGEAASYLDQISRYYITRAKLVSKIAKYPHVEDYRRTVTEIDEKEYISLKIIVSELRNQYVTLHDMILKNIEKIKRPRSSNTDALY, via the exons ATGTCTTCACTCCTCAAGGTGAAAAATGAACTTAAAACCAAG GTTGATGCTTTCAGGGAACGTATCACTTCAGAA GCAGAGGATCTAGTTGCGAATTTTTTCCCAAAGAAGTTGCTGGAACTTGATCACTTCCTAAAG gatcCAATCATAAACATCTCTGAACTGAAGGAGATACACTCGGAGATAAACCTGACGGTGCCAGACCCCATCCTAGTCTCAAACCTGCATGACGGACTAGAAGCG caaaatgccaaaaagagAAAGCTGGAGGATGGAGGTGGGGATGACAAGG TGACTGGCACCAAGGTCTTTGTCATGCCTGGTGGGATGATGAAGAGCAACGGAAACCTTGTTGATCTTATTGAAAAGGTCAAACCAGAGATCAGGACACTCATAGAGAAATGTAACACA GTCAAAATGTGGGTTCAGCTGCTTATCCCCAGGATAGAGGATGGCAACAACTTCGGAGTGTCCATCCAGGAGGAGACAGTAGCCGAACTCAGAACAGTTGAAGGGGAGGCGGCGTCTTACCTCGATCAGATATCAAG ATACTACATCACAAGGGCAAAGCTGGTTTCTAAAATAGCAAAATATCCACATGTG GAGGACTATCGGCGCACAGTAACCGAGATTGATGAGAAGGAGTACATCAGTCTGAAGATCATAGTTTCGGAGCTCAGAAATCAATAC gTAACGTTACACGACATGATCCTGAAGAACATTGAGAAGATCAAGAGGCCTCGAAGCAGTAATACTGACGCATTGTACTGA
- the g6pc1a.1 gene encoding glucose-6-phosphatase a, catalytic subunit, tandem duplicate 1 isoform X1, translating to MDLLHSWGVELAVHLQTKYSRYEGLFSLASTVADLHTAFFCFFPVWFHLRRDTGLRLIWVAVLGDWLNLVLKWVLFGERPYWWVHETRFYGAGSAPPLQQFPITCETGPGSPSGHAMGAAGVWYVMVTALLSIATEKRCPPLLYKFLQLGLWVLMGLVELVVCMSRVYMAAHFPHQVIAGVITGLLVAECVSREKWIYNASMKKYFCTTLFLTSFAVGFYLLLKALGVDLLWTMEKAQKWCVRSEWVHLDTTPFASLLRNMGTLFGLGLGLHSPLYTETKKKETSTSFKMGCIIVSLFLLQLLDGWTFSSENLMTFYFLSFGKSAVALLIPTTLVPWALCWICKGKREDKNL from the exons ATGGATCTTCTCCACAGTTGGGGGGTTGAGCTGGCGGTCCACCTGCAGACCAAATACAGCAGGTATGAGGGCTTGTTCAGCCTGGCGTCCACGGTGGCCGATCTGCACACAGcgttcttctgcttcttcccGGTCTGGTTCCACCTGCGGAGGGACACGGGGCTCAGGCTCATCTGGGTGGCTGTCCTGGGAGACTGGCTCAACTTGGTCCTGAAATG GGTTCTGTTTGGGGAGAGACCGTACTGGTGGGTTCATGAGACCCGGTTTTATGGAGCAGGATCggctcctcctctgcagcagtttCCCATCACATGTGAGACGGGACCAG GAAGCCCTTCAGGTCATGCTATGGGTGCAGCTGGTGTCTGGTATGTGATGGTAACAGCGCTTCTATCTATTGCAACAGAGAAGCGATGCCCCCCTTTACTGTACAA ATTCTTGCAGCTAGGCCTGTGGGTGCTAATGGGCCTGGTAGAGCTGGTGGTCTGCATGTCCAGGGTCTACATGGCTGCCCACTTCCCACACCAGGTCATTGCTGGAGTCATTACAG gtTTACTTGTAGCTGAGTGTGTCTCGAGGGAGAAATGGATCTACAACGCCAGCATGAAGAAATACTTCTGCACGACCCTCTTCTTGACCTCCTTCGCTGTTGGCTTCTACCTCCTGCTCAAAGCTCTGGGTGTGGACCTGCTGTGGACCATGGAGAAGGCCCAGAAGTGGTGCGTGAGGTCAGAATGGGTCCACCTGGACACCACGCCCTTCGCCAGCCTCCTGCGTAACATGGGCACCCTGTTTGGCCTGGGCCTGGGCCTGCACTCGCCCCTCTACACCGAGACcaagaagaaggaaacaagCACCAGTTTCAAGATGGGATGTATTATTGTCTCCTTATTTCTGCttcagctgttggatggatggacatTTTCTTCTGAAAATCTTATGACtttctatttcctgtcttttgGTAAAAGTGCAGTAGCACTTTTGATCCCAACCACTCTGGTTCCCTGGGCTCTCTGCTGGATTTgcaagggaaagagagaagacaagaaCTTGTGA
- the g6pc1a.1 gene encoding glucose-6-phosphatase a, catalytic subunit, tandem duplicate 1 isoform X2, with protein sequence MDLLHSWGVELAVHLQTKYSRYEGLFSLASTVADLHTAFFCFFPVWFHLRRDTGLRLIWVAVLGDWLNLVLKWVLFGERPYWWVHETRFYGAGSAPPLQQFPITCETGPGSPSGHAMGAAGVWYVMVTALLSIATEKRCPPLLFLQLGLWVLMGLVELVVCMSRVYMAAHFPHQVIAGVITGLLVAECVSREKWIYNASMKKYFCTTLFLTSFAVGFYLLLKALGVDLLWTMEKAQKWCVRSEWVHLDTTPFASLLRNMGTLFGLGLGLHSPLYTETKKKETSTSFKMGCIIVSLFLLQLLDGWTFSSENLMTFYFLSFGKSAVALLIPTTLVPWALCWICKGKREDKNL encoded by the exons ATGGATCTTCTCCACAGTTGGGGGGTTGAGCTGGCGGTCCACCTGCAGACCAAATACAGCAGGTATGAGGGCTTGTTCAGCCTGGCGTCCACGGTGGCCGATCTGCACACAGcgttcttctgcttcttcccGGTCTGGTTCCACCTGCGGAGGGACACGGGGCTCAGGCTCATCTGGGTGGCTGTCCTGGGAGACTGGCTCAACTTGGTCCTGAAATG GGTTCTGTTTGGGGAGAGACCGTACTGGTGGGTTCATGAGACCCGGTTTTATGGAGCAGGATCggctcctcctctgcagcagtttCCCATCACATGTGAGACGGGACCAG GAAGCCCTTCAGGTCATGCTATGGGTGCAGCTGGTGTCTGGTATGTGATGGTAACAGCGCTTCTATCTATTGCAACAGAGAAGCGATGCCCCCCTTTACT ATTCTTGCAGCTAGGCCTGTGGGTGCTAATGGGCCTGGTAGAGCTGGTGGTCTGCATGTCCAGGGTCTACATGGCTGCCCACTTCCCACACCAGGTCATTGCTGGAGTCATTACAG gtTTACTTGTAGCTGAGTGTGTCTCGAGGGAGAAATGGATCTACAACGCCAGCATGAAGAAATACTTCTGCACGACCCTCTTCTTGACCTCCTTCGCTGTTGGCTTCTACCTCCTGCTCAAAGCTCTGGGTGTGGACCTGCTGTGGACCATGGAGAAGGCCCAGAAGTGGTGCGTGAGGTCAGAATGGGTCCACCTGGACACCACGCCCTTCGCCAGCCTCCTGCGTAACATGGGCACCCTGTTTGGCCTGGGCCTGGGCCTGCACTCGCCCCTCTACACCGAGACcaagaagaaggaaacaagCACCAGTTTCAAGATGGGATGTATTATTGTCTCCTTATTTCTGCttcagctgttggatggatggacatTTTCTTCTGAAAATCTTATGACtttctatttcctgtcttttgGTAAAAGTGCAGTAGCACTTTTGATCCCAACCACTCTGGTTCCCTGGGCTCTCTGCTGGATTTgcaagggaaagagagaagacaagaaCTTGTGA
- the g6pc1a.1 gene encoding glucose-6-phosphatase a, catalytic subunit, tandem duplicate 1 isoform X3 codes for MDLLHSWGVELAVHLQTKYSRYEGLFSLASTVADLHTAFFCFFPVWFHLRRDTGLRLIWVAVLGDWLNLVLKWVLFGERPYWWVHETRFYGAGSAPPLQQFPITCETGPGSPSGHAMGAAGVWYVMVTALLSIAHVQCSLSVRFLQLGLWVLMGLVELVVCMSRVYMAAHFPHQVIAGVITGLLVAECVSREKWIYNASMKKYFCTTLFLTSFAVGFYLLLKALGVDLLWTMEKAQKWCVRSEWVHLDTTPFASLLRNMGTLFGLGLGLHSPLYTETKKKETSTSFKMGCIIVSLFLLQLLDGWTFSSENLMTFYFLSFGKSAVALLIPTTLVPWALCWICKGKREDKNL; via the exons ATGGATCTTCTCCACAGTTGGGGGGTTGAGCTGGCGGTCCACCTGCAGACCAAATACAGCAGGTATGAGGGCTTGTTCAGCCTGGCGTCCACGGTGGCCGATCTGCACACAGcgttcttctgcttcttcccGGTCTGGTTCCACCTGCGGAGGGACACGGGGCTCAGGCTCATCTGGGTGGCTGTCCTGGGAGACTGGCTCAACTTGGTCCTGAAATG GGTTCTGTTTGGGGAGAGACCGTACTGGTGGGTTCATGAGACCCGGTTTTATGGAGCAGGATCggctcctcctctgcagcagtttCCCATCACATGTGAGACGGGACCAG GAAGCCCTTCAGGTCATGCTATGGGTGCAGCTGGTGTCTGGTATGTGATGGTAACAGCGCTTCTATCTATT GCCCATGTTCAGTGTTCACTCTCTGTCAGATTCTTGCAGCTAGGCCTGTGGGTGCTAATGGGCCTGGTAGAGCTGGTGGTCTGCATGTCCAGGGTCTACATGGCTGCCCACTTCCCACACCAGGTCATTGCTGGAGTCATTACAG gtTTACTTGTAGCTGAGTGTGTCTCGAGGGAGAAATGGATCTACAACGCCAGCATGAAGAAATACTTCTGCACGACCCTCTTCTTGACCTCCTTCGCTGTTGGCTTCTACCTCCTGCTCAAAGCTCTGGGTGTGGACCTGCTGTGGACCATGGAGAAGGCCCAGAAGTGGTGCGTGAGGTCAGAATGGGTCCACCTGGACACCACGCCCTTCGCCAGCCTCCTGCGTAACATGGGCACCCTGTTTGGCCTGGGCCTGGGCCTGCACTCGCCCCTCTACACCGAGACcaagaagaaggaaacaagCACCAGTTTCAAGATGGGATGTATTATTGTCTCCTTATTTCTGCttcagctgttggatggatggacatTTTCTTCTGAAAATCTTATGACtttctatttcctgtcttttgGTAAAAGTGCAGTAGCACTTTTGATCCCAACCACTCTGGTTCCCTGGGCTCTCTGCTGGATTTgcaagggaaagagagaagacaagaaCTTGTGA
- the g6pc1a.2 gene encoding glucose-6-phosphatase catalytic subunit 1, translated as MNAIMDAMQGFGVSTTHYLQTNYQDAQGLFLWVSWAADLRNTFFIFFPLWFQLRASVGIKLIWVAVIGDWLNLVFKWILFGERPYWWVHEAAYYANTVPPHVEQYPMTCETGPGSPSGHAMGAAGVYYTLVTSILTIMTSKKKYGSKKSTNKDWYLKAVLWTLFWGVQVCVCLSRVFIAAHFPHQVIAGVITGMIVAEAFNRIQWIYNASMKKYFYTTLFLTSFAVGFYLLLKALGVDLLWTMEKAQKWCVKPEWVHLDSTPFASLLRNMGTLFGLGLGLHSPLYTETKKSSSTLVKAGCVISSLFLLHLFDSFKPPTHTAALFYLLSFCKSATVPLVTVSIIPYCVNGALGLQNKKGA; from the exons ATGAACGCTATAATGGACGCCATGCAGGGTTTTGGGGTGAGCACCACCCACTACCTGCAGACCAACTATCAGGATGCCCAGGGCTTGTTTCTCTGGGTCTCCTGGGCGGCAGACCTCAGGAacaccttcttcatcttcttcccgTTGTGGTTTCAACTGCGGGCTTCAGTGGGCATTAAGCTCATCTGGGTGGCCGTGATCGGAGACTGGCTTAACTTGGTGTTCAAATG GATTCTGTTTGGGGAGAGGCCTTATTGGTGGGTCCATGAGGCGGCTTATTATGCAAACACTGTTCCTCCTCACGTTGAGCAGTACCCCATGACCTGTGAGACTGGGCCAG GCAGCCCCTCTGGCCATGCTATGGGAGCCGCTGGTGTCTACTACACCCTGGTGACCTCCATCCTCACCATCATGACCAGCAAGAAGAAATATGGAAGCAAGAAATCCACCAACAAGGACTG GTATCTGAAAGCTGTTCTGTGGACACTGTTTTGGGGGgtccaggtgtgtgtctgtctctccagaGTCTTCATCGCAGCCCACTTCCCCCACCAGGTCATTGCTGGTGTTATCACAG GTATGATCGTGGCTGAAGCCTTCAACAGAATTCAGTGGATCTACAACGCCAGCATGAAGAAATACTTCTACACGACCCTCTTCTTGACCTCCTTCGCTGTTGGCTTCTACCTCCTGCTCAAAGCTCTGGGTGTGGACCTGCTGTGGACCATGGAGAAGGCCCAGAAGTGGTGCGTGAAGCCCGAGTGGGTGCACCTAGACTCCACGCCCTTCGCCAGCCTCCTGCGTAACATGGGCACCCTGTTTGGCCTGGGCCTGGGCCTGCACTCGCCCCTCTACACCGAGAccaagaagagcagcagcacattGGTCAAAGCAGGGTGCGTCATCAGCTCTCTGTTCCTGCTGCACCTGTTTGACTCCTTCAAGCCTCCCACGCACACCGCGGCCCTGTTCTACCTGCTGTCCTTCTGCAAGAGCGCCACCGTGCCTCTGGTCACTGTCAGTATCATCCCGTACTGCGTGAACGGAGCTCTGGGCCTGCAGAACAAAAAGGGAGCGTGA